In Sphingomonas sp. LR60, the following are encoded in one genomic region:
- a CDS encoding TcfC E-set like domain-containing protein: MHARVVWRVVCALLLLALPWSARAADVPHVTASMPADFAALATTQRVVLDVYLGDRRLGQYPAEVASGGVRLLDAQAIADNIPDLLDPAAFVAALASPLPPPCREDACPPITADYDPAIFRLTLAIAPRMLAVRGATANYLDDSASSPSAVNTIGVAVAGGGGSGTAYAIRNRLVAGNGALHLLSDLSLASWDGGRLETLAIERDHRDLRWRGGLFYAPGADLIGRRRILGVGITTQFDTRADRVALSGTPLIVFLTQRSRVDLYVQGRLVGSQVCDSGNQALDTSGLADGSYPVELRIQEASGAVRLEQRFFTRSAALAPAGRVMFDAQLGVLASDGGGRRIPIATGGARARLGSRLAWDAAVMATPYNAVAETGLSFLTPQAQARIALLGSRRGDYGMAAQLSSGGGSPFSYSLDARRVHSVDGNALIAENEANRLIVTSMMRPGAVSLPGASYTQMLGTLSYSLPRGQVGLSAYLFRTGHGQTAYAVGPTARWSMLRRDRLQLSATGQYARTQRGDAIAFGLQLQVLGPRSALATTIGVQHSAEGRAAVPVIETSASIHRDDWLGGAVDAGAVVQRGPTGVVMQLTGERRGPLGVAAANVTGRTGESGGVNYGLTAQTTLALTGRGLRFGAAGQNDSVLAIAVAGDRNATFELLVDEAVRGAVRGGQRVTLAVPPYRRYRVRLRATGSELIAFDTRIRTVDVFPGSVVALDWTARPVRALFGRLVDRSGIPIADADLTADDAIAATDPHGYFQIQASIDARLTARTATGRTCTVRLAAAEDAATTYTRLGDVVCLS; the protein is encoded by the coding sequence ATGCACGCGCGCGTGGTCTGGCGGGTCGTCTGCGCGCTGTTGCTGCTCGCATTGCCGTGGAGCGCGCGCGCGGCGGACGTTCCGCATGTCACCGCTTCGATGCCCGCCGACTTCGCAGCGCTGGCCACGACGCAGCGCGTGGTTCTCGACGTCTATCTCGGCGACCGGCGGCTCGGCCAATATCCCGCAGAGGTCGCCAGCGGCGGCGTGCGCCTGCTCGATGCGCAGGCGATTGCGGACAACATACCGGACTTGCTCGACCCGGCCGCCTTTGTCGCCGCGCTTGCCAGCCCGCTACCGCCGCCTTGCCGCGAGGACGCTTGTCCGCCGATCACCGCCGACTACGATCCCGCCATCTTCCGCCTTACACTGGCCATCGCCCCGCGCATGCTCGCGGTGCGCGGCGCAACCGCGAATTACCTCGACGACAGCGCCAGCAGCCCGTCGGCAGTGAACACGATCGGCGTGGCGGTCGCCGGCGGTGGCGGCAGCGGCACGGCTTATGCGATCCGCAACCGGCTGGTCGCGGGAAACGGAGCACTGCACCTGCTCTCCGACCTATCATTGGCGTCGTGGGACGGCGGGCGGCTCGAAACGCTGGCGATCGAGCGCGATCATCGCGACCTGCGCTGGCGCGGTGGTCTCTTCTACGCGCCGGGTGCCGATTTGATCGGGCGACGACGTATTCTCGGCGTCGGCATCACGACGCAATTCGACACCCGCGCCGACCGCGTCGCGCTCAGTGGCACGCCATTGATCGTGTTCCTGACCCAACGGTCGCGCGTCGATCTGTACGTGCAGGGACGATTGGTCGGCTCTCAGGTGTGCGACAGCGGCAATCAGGCACTCGATACCAGCGGCCTGGCCGACGGCTCCTACCCGGTCGAGTTGCGCATCCAGGAAGCCAGCGGCGCCGTCCGCCTGGAACAGCGCTTCTTCACCAGGAGCGCCGCACTCGCTCCCGCAGGGCGCGTCATGTTCGACGCGCAATTGGGTGTTCTGGCCAGCGATGGCGGCGGACGACGCATTCCGATCGCCACGGGCGGTGCGCGGGCGCGGCTGGGATCCCGTCTCGCCTGGGACGCGGCAGTGATGGCCACCCCCTATAACGCCGTGGCGGAAACGGGCCTTTCCTTCCTGACGCCACAGGCGCAGGCGCGTATCGCCCTGCTTGGTTCTCGCCGCGGCGACTACGGCATGGCGGCCCAGCTGAGTTCCGGTGGCGGAAGCCCGTTCAGCTACAGCCTCGACGCGCGCCGGGTCCACAGCGTCGACGGAAACGCACTGATCGCCGAAAACGAGGCGAACCGCCTCATCGTCACCTCAATGATGCGCCCCGGCGCTGTGAGCCTACCGGGTGCCAGCTATACGCAAATGCTCGGCACACTCTCCTATTCGCTCCCGCGCGGGCAGGTCGGACTGTCCGCCTATCTTTTCCGAACTGGTCATGGGCAAACCGCCTATGCGGTCGGCCCGACTGCGCGCTGGTCGATGTTGCGGCGCGATCGCCTGCAACTCTCGGCCACCGGCCAATACGCCCGCACGCAGCGCGGCGATGCGATTGCCTTCGGCCTTCAGCTTCAGGTGCTGGGGCCACGCAGCGCACTGGCCACCACGATCGGGGTTCAGCACAGTGCCGAAGGGCGGGCGGCGGTGCCCGTGATCGAAACGTCGGCCTCGATCCATCGCGACGACTGGCTCGGCGGCGCGGTCGACGCCGGGGCGGTTGTACAGCGCGGTCCGACCGGCGTCGTCATGCAACTGACCGGCGAGCGGCGCGGTCCGCTCGGCGTCGCCGCGGCGAATGTCACCGGGCGGACCGGTGAAAGCGGTGGGGTGAATTACGGTCTCACCGCCCAAACGACCCTCGCGCTGACGGGGCGCGGTCTCCGCTTCGGCGCGGCGGGGCAGAATGACAGCGTGCTTGCGATCGCCGTCGCGGGCGACCGCAATGCGACTTTCGAATTGCTGGTCGACGAAGCGGTACGCGGCGCCGTGCGCGGCGGGCAGCGCGTGACGCTCGCGGTGCCGCCGTACCGCCGATACCGCGTCCGGCTGCGCGCGACCGGCAGCGAGTTGATCGCCTTCGACACGCGCATCCGCACCGTGGACGTGTTCCCGGGCAGCGTCGTCGCGCTCGACTGGACCGCCCGGCCGGTACGCGCGCTCTTCGGAAGGCTGGTCGATCGCAGCGGCATCCCGATCGCCGACGCGGACCTGACCGCCGACGATGCGATCGCCGCCACTGACCCGCACGGCTACTTTCAGATTCAGGCTTCCATCGACGCGCGCTTGACCGCCCGCACCGCCACCGGGCGCACCTGCACCGTGCGTCTCGCCGCCGCCGAAGATGCCGCCACGACCTACACTCGCCTTGGAGACGTTGTATGCCTTTCCTGA
- a CDS encoding DUF1624 domain-containing protein, which produces MQSIDALRGFVMVLMLLDHLRETWFLHVAVLDPIDAKTALPALYLARLAVSLCAPVFVALTGVSAYLYSIRHTLAETRSFLLKRGFVLTALEVFFLSELYWGVASPTIWLQVIWCIGLCMIVLAALIALPRRALLGLGLLIVCGHNLLDAIHLRPDQPLFPVWAMLHQRDVIALPFGLVAKTTYPVLPWIGLIALGYGIGPWFLPVVAARTRMRRLVGIGVAMLVAFVLIRLANSYGDAPWFVVADDPMRTAMSFFALTKYPPSLLFLLLTLGCGALLLALFERLNDGKLVAALAVFGGAPMFFYLFHLTVLRLLYHAAFALWGATHGETFGVASYGWVVVWYLCLIIPLYLPTAWFSRFKASRRDIAWLKYL; this is translated from the coding sequence ATGCAGAGCATCGACGCGCTTCGCGGCTTCGTCATGGTGCTCATGCTACTCGATCACTTACGCGAAACCTGGTTCCTGCACGTGGCCGTGCTCGACCCGATCGACGCCAAAACCGCGCTTCCGGCATTGTATCTGGCGCGCCTTGCGGTCAGCCTGTGCGCGCCGGTGTTCGTGGCGCTGACGGGGGTGTCAGCCTACCTCTACAGCATCAGGCACACCCTGGCCGAAACGCGATCCTTTCTGCTGAAACGCGGCTTCGTGCTGACGGCGCTGGAAGTCTTTTTCCTTTCGGAGCTGTATTGGGGTGTCGCCAGCCCTACGATCTGGCTGCAGGTGATCTGGTGCATCGGTCTTTGCATGATCGTGCTCGCCGCGCTGATCGCATTGCCCCGCCGCGCGCTTCTGGGCCTCGGGCTGCTGATCGTCTGCGGGCACAATCTGCTCGACGCCATCCATCTCCGCCCGGACCAGCCGCTGTTTCCGGTCTGGGCCATGTTGCATCAGCGCGATGTCATCGCGCTGCCGTTCGGCCTGGTCGCCAAGACGACCTATCCCGTGCTCCCGTGGATCGGCTTGATCGCATTGGGCTATGGGATCGGTCCATGGTTCCTGCCGGTCGTCGCCGCTCGCACGCGGATGCGCCGCCTGGTCGGGATCGGTGTCGCGATGCTCGTCGCGTTCGTCCTGATCCGCCTGGCGAACAGCTATGGCGACGCTCCATGGTTCGTCGTTGCGGACGATCCCATGCGGACGGCGATGAGCTTCTTCGCGCTGACCAAATATCCGCCGTCGCTCCTGTTCTTGCTGCTGACGCTGGGGTGCGGGGCGCTGTTGCTCGCCCTGTTCGAGCGCCTGAACGATGGCAAGCTGGTCGCGGCCCTGGCGGTGTTCGGCGGCGCGCCGATGTTCTTCTACCTGTTCCACCTCACCGTGCTGCGGCTGCTCTACCATGCCGCTTTCGCTCTCTGGGGAGCGACGCACGGGGAGACCTTCGGCGTGGCCAGCTATGGCTGGGTGGTTGTCTGGTATCTGTGCCTGATCATCCCGCTGTATCTGCCGACGGCATGGTTCTCCCGCTTCAAGGCATCGCGACGTGATATCGCGTGGTTGAAGTACCTGTGA
- a CDS encoding VOC family protein, giving the protein MTYRIAVLACAAAALLGAKAPPGPRPGITGISHLAVYARDMAKSDHFYTHVLGARKGTDPENPAGVRYYLSPRQFVEVLPAPAGQGPSMLAHVAYATTDAAALRAWLAESGVSGLGAMQRSAEGDRWFALRDPEGNGVQFVQSASADSNAIPGAISGRIIHVGYAVNDRAKQDGLYRRLLGFRPYWYGAFEPDKVDWVSQQTPDGRDWLEYMMVGPGSDVPLTKVDARQLGVLNHLSLGVPNMQAAVTTLHREERLSPRRDGPQMGRDGKWQANLYDPDGTRVELMEFQPVTKPCCSPFTAESPTG; this is encoded by the coding sequence ATGACCTATCGTATCGCAGTCCTGGCGTGTGCAGCCGCGGCTCTGCTCGGGGCCAAGGCGCCGCCGGGGCCGCGTCCGGGCATCACCGGCATCTCGCACCTCGCCGTTTATGCGCGGGACATGGCGAAGTCCGACCACTTCTACACGCATGTGCTGGGCGCCCGGAAGGGCACGGACCCCGAAAACCCCGCGGGCGTCCGTTATTATCTGAGCCCGCGTCAGTTCGTGGAGGTGCTGCCAGCACCCGCCGGACAGGGGCCGAGCATGCTGGCGCACGTCGCCTATGCGACGACGGACGCGGCGGCGCTGCGGGCCTGGCTGGCAGAGTCAGGCGTCTCCGGGCTCGGCGCGATGCAGCGCTCCGCCGAAGGGGATCGCTGGTTCGCGCTGCGCGATCCGGAAGGCAACGGGGTCCAGTTCGTGCAATCCGCAAGCGCTGACTCCAACGCAATTCCCGGCGCGATCAGCGGGCGCATCATCCACGTCGGTTATGCCGTTAACGACCGGGCCAAGCAGGACGGGCTGTACCGCCGCCTGCTTGGCTTCCGGCCGTATTGGTATGGCGCCTTCGAGCCAGACAAGGTCGACTGGGTGTCGCAGCAGACGCCGGATGGTCGGGACTGGCTGGAATATATGATGGTCGGTCCGGGCTCGGACGTGCCGCTGACCAAGGTCGATGCTCGCCAGTTGGGCGTGCTGAACCATCTGTCCTTGGGCGTTCCCAACATGCAGGCCGCCGTCACGACCCTGCACCGGGAAGAGCGCCTGAGCCCGCGTCGCGACGGTCCCCAAATGGGCCGGGACGGCAAGTGGCAGGCCAACCTCTACGATCCCGACGGCACGCGCGTCGAGCTGATGGAGTTCCAGCCCGTGACCAAGCCGTGCTGCTCACCCTTCACGGCGGAGAGCCCGACCGGGTAG
- a CDS encoding globin domain-containing protein → MTGTVELSAAQVALVRASYAEVKRLDQNYSSLFYHRLLEQHPFTRALFPDDLARQISVFRLTIDALIEQLDEPGAWQAGLSELGRRHVNYGVLPKHYGYVGSVLIDTLAEMLGERFDAATRIAWETLYDRVTQAMLSPKFEDG, encoded by the coding sequence ATGACCGGCACAGTCGAATTGTCCGCCGCTCAGGTGGCGCTGGTCCGCGCCAGTTATGCCGAGGTCAAGCGGCTCGATCAGAACTATTCATCACTGTTCTACCATCGCTTGCTCGAACAACATCCCTTCACGCGCGCGCTATTTCCCGATGACTTGGCGCGGCAGATCAGCGTGTTTCGTCTCACGATCGACGCGCTGATCGAGCAGCTCGATGAGCCCGGAGCGTGGCAAGCGGGGCTTTCGGAGCTAGGCCGACGGCACGTCAATTACGGCGTGCTGCCGAAGCATTACGGCTACGTCGGCAGCGTGCTGATCGATACGCTCGCCGAGATGCTGGGCGAGCGCTTCGACGCCGCGACGCGCATTGCCTGGGAAACACTATACGACCGTGTGACGCAGGCGATGCTTAGCCCCAAGTTCGAGGATGGCTGA